One window from the genome of Leptospira johnsonii encodes:
- a CDS encoding phasin-related domain-containing protein — MEKEIKEALNFAIGAAKTLREQADSILLKVEKEFKELSAKGSQDQSEVANNLRKYIEDALRSVEGLAGQVNSKVEEAKKEFGKKNSND; from the coding sequence ATGGAAAAGGAAATCAAAGAAGCACTGAATTTCGCGATCGGCGCGGCAAAAACCTTAAGGGAACAAGCGGACAGTATTCTTTTAAAAGTGGAAAAAGAATTTAAAGAACTCTCCGCAAAAGGTTCTCAAGACCAAAGCGAAGTTGCAAACAATCTTAGAAAGTATATCGAAGACGCATTACGTTCTGTGGAAGGACTTGCAGGCCAAGTAAATTCTAAAGTAGAAGAAGCGAAAAAAGAATTCGGTAAGAAAAACTCTAACGACTGA
- a CDS encoding cytochrome c oxidase subunit 3 family protein, which produces MSTANHTGGFHHAHHFDSAEHQYESSKQGIWLFLVTEILMFGGLFVGYSIYHSLYPQVFHAGSKQLSVVLGAVNTVVLLFSSFTMALGINYVQRGLKKKAIIALAVTIACAAIFMVVKFFEYTHKFHVGTVPGKYAYTEELSASGEKVTKVGALLAEANKLSVAEREHKLHLDETEYEHLTLLERTKNWPLFFGFYFVMSGIHGLHVLAGAFLIFWVLLKVIKNQVGPEYFTPVEGVGLFWHVVDLIWIYLFPLLYLVG; this is translated from the coding sequence ATGAGTACCGCTAATCACACAGGTGGTTTTCATCACGCACATCATTTCGATAGCGCAGAACATCAATACGAATCTTCCAAACAAGGGATCTGGTTATTCCTTGTTACGGAAATCCTGATGTTCGGTGGATTATTCGTAGGATATTCCATCTACCATTCTTTGTATCCTCAAGTTTTCCATGCAGGAAGTAAGCAGCTTTCCGTGGTCTTGGGTGCGGTGAACACAGTAGTTCTTCTATTTAGCTCCTTCACTATGGCGCTTGGTATCAACTACGTGCAAAGAGGTCTTAAAAAGAAGGCGATCATCGCTCTTGCGGTAACGATTGCTTGTGCTGCGATCTTCATGGTCGTAAAATTTTTCGAATACACTCACAAGTTCCACGTAGGTACGGTTCCAGGTAAATATGCTTATACTGAAGAATTAAGCGCTTCCGGTGAGAAGGTAACCAAAGTGGGTGCTCTACTTGCAGAAGCTAACAAGCTTAGCGTAGCAGAAAGAGAACACAAACTTCATCTGGACGAAACTGAATACGAACACCTGACACTTTTGGAAAGAACCAAAAACTGGCCTTTGTTCTTCGGATTCTATTTCGTGATGTCCGGGATTCACGGTTTGCACGTTCTTGCTGGCGCGTTTCTTATCTTCTGGGTACTTTTGAAAGTGATCAAAAACCAAGTTGGTCCTGAATACTTCACCCCTGTAGAAGGAGTTGGATTATTCTGGCACGTGGTCGACTTGATCTGGATTTACCTCTTCCCTCTTCTTTATTTAGTGGGATAA
- the ctaD gene encoding cytochrome c oxidase subunit I, giving the protein MAHEQHNYLNHQKGIWSWLTTLDHKRIGIMYFIAIMSFFFLGGVFALLVRAELFTPGKTLFSADVYNRMMTYHGAIMVFMVIVPGIPAIFGNFVLPIMIGAKDVAFPRLNLMSWYMLMIGAAITGSTLFLENVDTGWTFYTPYSSIKTGLGVIPMVLGVFIIGFSSILTGLNFIVTTHKLRAPGMTMNRIPLMVWALYSTAILQVLATPVLAITLLLLIAEKTLGVGIFDPQLGGDPVLFQHFFWFYSHPAVYIMILPAMGVISELVATYSRKIIFGYTAIAYSSLAIAGVSFLVWGHHMFVSGQSEFAGILFSFITMLVGVPTAIKLFNWIATMYKGSIRLDAPMLFAIGFMFLFTIGGLTGVYLASTGMDVHFHDTYFVVAHFHYVMVGGTLMALMGALIYWFPKVTGKIYSDLTGRISWVFIFSGFNVTFFPQFILGNMGMPRRYYDYLPTFTELNQMSTFGSWLIGTGFLVGLFGVIYALLKGKEAGNNPFGGKTLEWTIPSPPPHENFDKTPVLTGGPYEYR; this is encoded by the coding sequence ATGGCCCACGAGCAACATAATTACCTGAATCACCAAAAGGGGATTTGGTCCTGGCTTACGACCTTAGATCATAAGCGTATCGGGATCATGTACTTTATCGCGATCATGAGCTTCTTCTTTTTAGGAGGAGTTTTCGCTTTATTAGTTCGCGCAGAATTATTCACACCGGGAAAAACTCTTTTTTCCGCAGACGTTTATAACAGAATGATGACCTACCATGGAGCCATTATGGTGTTCATGGTGATCGTTCCAGGGATTCCTGCAATTTTCGGAAACTTCGTTCTTCCGATTATGATCGGAGCAAAAGACGTAGCTTTCCCAAGATTGAACTTGATGAGCTGGTACATGCTGATGATCGGTGCTGCGATCACTGGTTCCACTCTCTTCTTGGAAAACGTAGATACCGGTTGGACCTTCTACACCCCGTATTCTTCCATTAAGACCGGTCTGGGAGTGATCCCGATGGTTCTTGGAGTATTCATCATCGGGTTCTCCTCGATCTTGACTGGTTTGAACTTCATCGTTACCACTCATAAACTGAGAGCACCTGGAATGACCATGAACAGAATTCCTCTCATGGTTTGGGCGCTTTACTCAACTGCGATCCTGCAAGTATTGGCAACTCCGGTTCTTGCGATCACTCTGCTTTTACTCATTGCAGAGAAAACTCTTGGAGTGGGGATTTTTGATCCTCAGTTGGGAGGAGATCCGGTACTATTCCAGCACTTCTTCTGGTTCTATTCTCACCCAGCAGTTTATATCATGATCCTTCCTGCGATGGGAGTGATCTCCGAGTTAGTTGCAACTTACTCTCGTAAGATCATCTTCGGTTATACTGCAATTGCTTACTCTTCCTTAGCGATCGCTGGGGTTTCCTTCTTAGTTTGGGGACACCATATGTTCGTTTCCGGACAATCTGAGTTTGCAGGGATTTTATTTTCCTTCATCACAATGCTTGTAGGAGTTCCTACAGCGATCAAATTGTTCAATTGGATTGCGACCATGTATAAAGGAAGTATCCGTTTGGATGCTCCGATGTTATTCGCGATCGGATTCATGTTCTTATTCACAATCGGTGGTTTGACAGGCGTATATCTGGCTTCTACCGGTATGGACGTTCACTTCCATGATACTTACTTCGTTGTGGCTCACTTCCATTACGTGATGGTTGGTGGAACTCTGATGGCTCTTATGGGAGCATTGATCTACTGGTTCCCTAAAGTTACCGGAAAAATTTATAGCGACCTGACCGGAAGAATTTCCTGGGTCTTTATCTTCTCCGGATTTAACGTTACCTTCTTCCCTCAATTCATTTTGGGAAATATGGGTATGCCTCGTAGATACTACGATTATCTTCCTACATTCACCGAATTAAACCAAATGTCCACTTTCGGATCTTGGTTGATCGGAACAGGATTCTTGGTCGGACTTTTCGGAGTGATCTATGCACTTCTGAAAGGAAAAGAAGCAGGAAACAATCCTTTCGGAGGAAAAACCTTGGAGTGGACTATTCCTTCTCCTCCTCCACACGAAAACTTTGACAAGACCCCAGTACTAACCGGAGGGCCATATGAGTACCGCTAA
- a CDS encoding PIN/TRAM domain-containing protein encodes MAYFYKGLTAVLLSLLSFFVTQKQTQEFVFSGSSAGLVLVISLVLLFGETKLFPKLRGDVIFCVGVGALLGFALAWFIGTIIRFEELNLALYLILGLFGARAGKSFAKEPGLSVFGGGGGGSTSLVDPFGVASIGKDEVRDKILDTSVVIDGRILDIADTHFIDGPLILPNFVLREIQLISDSSDPIKRARGRRGLEMLNKLQRKGSIEVKITYKDYSDTREVDAKLIKLARDTGGKIVTNDFNLNKVAELQGVKVLNLNTLANALKPVVLPGEELAIQVIKEGKDENQGIGYLEDGTMVVIENGGHLVGKEVKVTVTSIIQTAAGKMIFTKANGNGGFDKGERAPEKENRGKGGERGEDRGNRYDRGDRGNEERGNRKDYQNKNQNRSNYQDRGERNENKGDDFGNRKDFQDQQQQQQ; translated from the coding sequence ATGGCGTATTTTTATAAAGGTCTAACGGCCGTCCTACTCTCCTTATTGTCGTTCTTTGTAACGCAAAAACAAACCCAAGAGTTTGTATTCTCAGGCTCCAGTGCGGGGCTTGTACTCGTAATTTCTCTCGTACTTTTGTTCGGTGAAACTAAACTATTTCCAAAACTTCGCGGAGACGTTATTTTTTGTGTAGGAGTCGGAGCTCTATTGGGATTCGCACTCGCTTGGTTTATCGGAACGATTATTCGTTTTGAGGAATTGAATCTTGCATTGTACCTGATCCTAGGTCTTTTCGGAGCTAGAGCAGGTAAGTCATTCGCAAAAGAACCTGGCCTTTCCGTATTCGGAGGCGGCGGTGGAGGATCTACTTCTCTAGTGGATCCATTCGGCGTAGCTTCTATCGGTAAAGACGAAGTCAGAGACAAAATTCTGGATACTTCTGTCGTGATCGATGGAAGAATATTAGATATTGCTGATACACATTTTATCGATGGGCCCCTAATTCTTCCTAACTTCGTATTAAGGGAGATCCAGCTTATCAGCGATTCTTCCGATCCGATCAAAAGAGCAAGGGGACGTCGTGGTTTGGAGATGTTGAACAAACTCCAAAGAAAAGGTTCTATCGAAGTTAAGATCACTTACAAAGATTATTCTGACACTCGAGAAGTGGATGCTAAGTTAATCAAACTAGCTAGAGACACCGGTGGAAAGATCGTAACCAACGACTTCAATCTGAACAAAGTAGCAGAACTCCAAGGAGTAAAAGTCCTTAATCTGAACACTCTGGCAAACGCATTAAAACCTGTCGTTCTTCCTGGAGAAGAATTGGCTATCCAAGTCATCAAAGAAGGAAAGGACGAAAACCAAGGTATCGGCTATCTAGAAGACGGAACCATGGTAGTGATAGAGAACGGCGGACATTTGGTTGGAAAAGAAGTGAAGGTTACGGTTACTTCTATCATCCAAACCGCTGCCGGAAAAATGATCTTCACCAAAGCTAACGGAAACGGAGGTTTTGATAAAGGTGAACGCGCCCCTGAAAAAGAAAACAGAGGTAAAGGCGGAGAACGCGGAGAAGATCGTGGAAACAGATACGATCGTGGGGACCGAGGAAACGAGGAAAGAGGTAACCGTAAAGATTACCAAAACAAAAACCAGAACCGCAGCAATTACCAAGACAGAGGCGAGAGAAACGAGAATAAAGGGGATGATTTCGGAAACCGCAAAGATTTCCAAGATCAGCAGCAACAACAGCAATAA
- a CDS encoding CHAT domain-containing protein, which yields MLNLIIDRVGAVNVFNILDSSGSGSESHLQSTMDEDLIIEYIKEIENLVRVSVAIHQKSAQSPTLETDILHDLKILGETFYDQFFPAAIQEKLRLTTEKYLHFNIDPKLGVIPWELLHDGTCFLSDKFYIGKTVRGESSSGAFKEKEKLRMLIIADPTEDLEWAQKEGEQIFRVLSEKVPSSRLEIEFIGGRQVTKLKLLSLIKGKNIIHYSGHLYFSDDPLENGWLISEGKILKAREIKNSGFNTDMVFSNSCQSNKSATRNLNADLMNNFAGSFLMSGIKSFIGTNWEIADNQNTIDFTIQFYTNLFADKSIGESLYLAKEHARRNYDPSDLTWTNYSLHGQPIIRVVSDPTKGKPVHKIINPSLIFKFYPNPIAASYYRFTEKQKEESLTSYQLMEYLIFAFEEFSKVIGGVLFSDHQNHSLGKYIPNNPDDAYNTERWWELMFQCLHDFRKLEITPVVTDLPEILFANKDTISKMIQWIDLYSKGQIQPESADGYLITFQYYFENLLTELEELERISIFLVSTNSNNHLFFRGIKPESSLVAAPMIKQDFIGEQIEKYRGKVIVFHEDRLQIFPLNCNVVENSDTKELELAFLGFLPSKPGNLPHGGL from the coding sequence ATGCTGAACCTAATTATAGACAGAGTCGGTGCTGTAAACGTATTCAATATTCTAGATAGTTCTGGCAGCGGATCAGAATCGCATCTTCAGTCCACAATGGACGAAGATCTAATCATAGAGTATATTAAGGAAATCGAAAACTTAGTTCGGGTTTCCGTTGCGATCCACCAAAAATCTGCGCAGTCCCCGACTCTAGAAACCGACATTCTTCACGATCTAAAGATCTTGGGAGAAACTTTTTACGATCAGTTCTTTCCCGCAGCCATCCAAGAAAAACTCAGGCTCACTACAGAAAAATATCTTCACTTCAATATAGATCCTAAATTAGGAGTGATCCCGTGGGAACTCCTACATGACGGTACTTGTTTTCTCTCGGATAAATTCTATATAGGAAAAACGGTTCGAGGAGAATCTAGCAGCGGCGCCTTTAAGGAAAAGGAGAAGCTCCGCATGCTCATCATCGCGGATCCGACAGAGGATCTAGAATGGGCCCAGAAAGAAGGAGAGCAGATCTTCCGGGTCCTAAGTGAGAAGGTACCAAGCTCCAGATTGGAGATCGAATTCATAGGCGGACGCCAGGTTACTAAATTAAAACTTCTTTCTCTCATTAAAGGAAAGAATATCATCCATTATTCAGGACATTTGTATTTCTCCGATGATCCTTTGGAAAACGGATGGCTGATCTCGGAAGGAAAGATCCTAAAAGCAAGAGAGATCAAAAACTCCGGATTTAATACCGATATGGTATTTTCCAACTCTTGCCAATCCAACAAGAGCGCGACTAGGAATTTAAACGCAGATCTGATGAACAATTTTGCAGGTTCCTTTTTGATGTCTGGGATCAAAAGTTTTATCGGAACTAACTGGGAAATTGCAGACAATCAGAATACGATCGATTTCACGATCCAATTTTATACGAACTTATTCGCAGATAAAAGTATAGGTGAATCTTTATATCTAGCAAAAGAACATGCCAGAAGGAATTACGATCCGAGCGATCTGACCTGGACAAATTATAGCCTTCATGGACAGCCGATCATAAGAGTGGTTTCCGATCCTACAAAAGGAAAACCAGTCCATAAAATAATTAATCCTTCTTTAATATTCAAATTTTATCCGAATCCGATCGCTGCGTCTTATTACAGGTTCACAGAAAAACAAAAAGAAGAATCTCTCACTTCCTATCAATTGATGGAATATTTGATTTTTGCTTTTGAAGAATTTTCAAAGGTGATCGGAGGGGTTTTATTCAGCGACCACCAGAATCATTCTCTGGGAAAATATATACCGAATAATCCGGACGACGCATACAATACGGAAAGATGGTGGGAACTAATGTTCCAGTGCCTTCATGATTTCAGAAAATTAGAGATCACTCCTGTTGTTACGGATCTTCCTGAGATACTTTTTGCGAACAAAGATACGATCTCCAAGATGATCCAATGGATCGATCTGTATTCCAAGGGACAGATCCAACCTGAATCCGCAGATGGATATCTGATCACATTCCAGTATTATTTCGAAAACCTTCTGACAGAGCTGGAGGAGTTGGAGAGGATCAGTATCTTCTTAGTTTCTACTAACTCGAACAATCATCTATTCTTCCGCGGTATAAAACCCGAATCTTCTTTAGTCGCTGCTCCAATGATCAAACAGGATTTTATTGGAGAACAGATCGAAAAGTATAGAGGAAAGGTAATCGTTTTCCACGAAGATAGACTGCAAATCTTCCCTCTGAACTGCAATGTAGTAGAAAACTCTGATACCAAAGAACTTGAACTTGCTTTCTTAGGATTTCTTCCTTCTAAACCAGGGAATCTGCCTCACGGCGGTTTATAA
- the pckA gene encoding phosphoenolpyruvate carboxykinase (ATP) has translation MQAQTQVKGLKELGIEPSEVFHNLSYDEIFEHEKNNGETVLSSNGTMMVDTGIFTGRSPKDKYFVDEPSSNKNIWWSHINFKASEAVFEELYQKCVNYLSGKKLYVFDGYAGANPETRIGLRVVSEKAWQHHFCTNMFIRPSKEELANLLPEFTIINACGVKNEKYKEHGLNSEVFVIFNLAKKLCIIGGTEYGGEMKKGIFSVMNYKLPLQGIVSMHCSANIGNKDGDTALFFGLSGTGKTTLSTDPNRKLIGDDEHGWDDNGIFNIEGGCYAKVINLDPKTEPEIFEAIKRDALLENVVYDEKTKVVDYTSAAKTENTRVSYPIYHIKNIQVPSKGGHPKVIIFLTYDAFGVLPPVSRLSIEQAMYHFLSGYTAKVAGTERGVKEPTATFSACFGAAFMTLHPTVYAKLLGEKMRKHNVRAYMMNTGLVGGAYGTGKRMNLPSTRKIIDEIMNGNIDKAQFIKHPIFQVEYPKTVEGVDSAILDPREAWADKAAYDESSKKLAGMFIENFKKYVEGSKDFDFTAFGPQLS, from the coding sequence ATGCAGGCCCAGACGCAAGTGAAGGGACTGAAGGAGCTCGGTATAGAGCCCTCCGAAGTCTTCCATAACCTTTCATACGACGAAATTTTCGAACACGAAAAAAATAACGGGGAAACCGTCCTTTCCTCTAACGGCACCATGATGGTGGACACCGGTATTTTCACCGGACGTTCTCCAAAAGATAAATACTTCGTAGACGAACCTTCTTCTAACAAGAATATCTGGTGGTCTCATATTAACTTTAAAGCTTCCGAAGCAGTTTTCGAAGAGCTTTATCAGAAATGTGTAAACTACCTTAGCGGAAAAAAACTCTACGTATTCGATGGATACGCTGGAGCAAACCCTGAGACCAGGATTGGTCTTCGTGTAGTTTCCGAAAAGGCTTGGCAGCACCATTTCTGCACCAATATGTTTATTCGCCCTAGCAAGGAAGAGTTAGCTAACCTTCTTCCTGAATTCACTATCATCAACGCTTGCGGAGTGAAGAACGAAAAATACAAAGAGCATGGCCTGAACTCAGAAGTATTCGTGATCTTCAACCTTGCAAAAAAACTCTGCATCATCGGCGGGACCGAATACGGCGGAGAAATGAAGAAGGGTATCTTCTCGGTAATGAACTATAAGTTACCATTACAGGGAATCGTTTCTATGCACTGTTCCGCGAATATCGGAAACAAAGACGGAGACACTGCTCTGTTCTTCGGACTTTCCGGAACCGGCAAGACTACTCTTTCCACTGACCCGAACCGCAAACTGATCGGAGACGATGAGCACGGTTGGGACGATAACGGAATTTTCAATATCGAAGGCGGTTGTTACGCGAAAGTGATCAACCTAGATCCTAAGACTGAGCCTGAAATTTTCGAAGCAATCAAAAGAGACGCTCTTTTGGAGAACGTAGTTTACGACGAGAAAACGAAAGTTGTCGATTATACTTCTGCTGCTAAAACCGAAAATACCAGAGTTTCCTACCCGATCTACCATATCAAAAACATCCAAGTTCCTTCCAAAGGTGGCCACCCTAAAGTGATCATCTTCTTGACTTACGATGCATTCGGAGTTCTTCCTCCTGTTTCTCGTCTGTCTATCGAACAAGCGATGTACCACTTCCTATCCGGTTACACTGCGAAAGTTGCAGGAACTGAAAGAGGTGTTAAAGAGCCTACCGCTACCTTCTCCGCTTGTTTCGGAGCTGCGTTCATGACGCTTCACCCAACTGTTTATGCTAAGTTGTTGGGAGAGAAGATGCGTAAACATAATGTTCGCGCATACATGATGAATACAGGACTTGTTGGTGGAGCTTACGGAACCGGTAAGAGGATGAACCTTCCTTCTACTCGTAAAATCATCGACGAGATCATGAACGGGAACATTGACAAAGCTCAGTTCATAAAACACCCGATCTTCCAAGTAGAATATCCTAAAACCGTAGAAGGTGTGGATAGCGCTATCCTGGATCCTCGCGAGGCTTGGGCTGATAAGGCCGCTTACGATGAGTCTTCTAAAAAGCTTGCAGGCATGTTTATTGAGAACTTCAAAAAATATGTAGAAGGTTCCAAAGACTTCGACTTCACAGCGTTTGGACCTCAGTTGAGCTAA
- a CDS encoding CarD family transcriptional regulator, with the protein MAGKKKQSGYDHGVGDYVVYPIHGVGEITEIAKKVILGKKKECYVMEIQGSKMKVMIPVDKAKQVGIRPIIDKKDIKKVINLLKKDEVDTEEDWKIRYQNNLNKIKSGSIFEVADVCRNLFRRANGKELSIMERKLYESAYNLVKMEVALSKGVSQEEAGNLVSDVLASTFAPGDKVPVAAVDIDEE; encoded by the coding sequence TTGGCTGGCAAAAAGAAACAATCTGGCTACGATCATGGCGTAGGCGACTACGTCGTATATCCGATCCACGGGGTAGGTGAAATCACCGAAATCGCTAAAAAGGTTATCCTGGGAAAGAAAAAAGAGTGCTACGTAATGGAAATCCAGGGTAGCAAGATGAAGGTGATGATCCCGGTCGATAAAGCAAAACAGGTCGGAATTCGACCGATTATCGACAAGAAGGATATTAAAAAAGTCATCAATCTACTCAAGAAAGACGAGGTCGATACTGAAGAGGACTGGAAGATCAGGTACCAAAACAACCTGAACAAGATAAAGTCCGGATCGATCTTCGAAGTGGCGGATGTGTGCAGGAATTTATTCCGAAGGGCAAACGGTAAAGAACTGTCCATCATGGAGCGTAAATTGTACGAAAGTGCGTACAATCTAGTGAAGATGGAAGTCGCCCTAAGCAAAGGAGTTTCCCAAGAAGAAGCGGGAAATCTCGTGTCAGATGTTCTAGCTAGTACATTCGCTCCGGGGGATAAAGTTCCCGTAGCAGCAGTCGACATAGACGAAGAATAA